Proteins encoded in a region of the Mycolicibacterium chitae genome:
- a CDS encoding NUDIX hydrolase: MTLRDSVIRALTDWVAPDPEQDTLRHAVLSFVLAREDACERACVPGHITASVAVLDHTGTQVLLTLHPRLGRWVQLGGHCEAEDADIVAAALREGHEESGVAGLRMDPNLVAVHVHPVTCSLGVPTRHLDLQFVAHAPADARIALSDESLDLRWWPCAALPPDTDHALAYLVSQATARG, from the coding sequence ATGACGCTGCGCGATTCGGTGATCCGGGCCCTGACCGACTGGGTGGCCCCCGACCCCGAGCAGGACACGCTGCGGCACGCGGTGCTGTCGTTCGTGCTGGCCCGCGAGGACGCCTGCGAGCGCGCCTGCGTGCCCGGCCACATCACGGCCTCGGTGGCGGTGCTCGACCACACCGGCACCCAGGTGTTGCTCACGCTGCATCCGCGGCTGGGCCGGTGGGTGCAACTCGGCGGTCACTGCGAGGCCGAGGACGCCGACATCGTGGCCGCGGCGCTGCGCGAGGGCCACGAGGAGTCAGGCGTCGCCGGGCTGCGCATGGACCCGAATCTGGTTGCCGTGCACGTGCATCCGGTGACCTGCTCGCTGGGTGTCCCCACCCGGCATCTCGATCTGCAGTTCGTCGCCCACGCCCCGGCGGACGCCAGGATCGCCCTCAGCGACGAGTCCCTGGATCTGCGCTGGTGGCCCTGCGCGGCGCTGCCGCCGGACACCGACCACGCCCTGGCGTACCTGGTGTCGCAGGCCACCGCCCGCGGCTAG
- a CDS encoding metallopeptidase family protein produces the protein MLPPTVPGWRSRAERFDMAVLEAYEPIERRWHDRLTTLDIAVDEIPRISPRDPDNVQFPPEVIADGPIALARLIPAGVDVRGNSTRARIVLFRKPIERRAKDALDLGDLLHDILVAQVATHLGVEPSVIDPSIEDD, from the coding sequence CTGTTGCCACCGACCGTGCCGGGCTGGCGCAGCCGCGCCGAGCGGTTCGACATGGCCGTACTCGAGGCCTACGAACCCATCGAACGGCGCTGGCACGACCGGCTCACCACGCTGGACATCGCAGTCGACGAGATCCCGCGGATCTCGCCGCGGGATCCGGACAACGTGCAGTTCCCCCCGGAGGTCATCGCCGACGGCCCGATTGCGCTTGCGCGGCTGATCCCGGCCGGCGTGGATGTGCGGGGGAATTCGACCAGGGCGCGAATCGTGTTGTTCCGCAAGCCGATCGAGCGGCGCGCCAAAGACGCCCTGGATCTCGGTGATCTGCTGCATGACATCTTGGTGGCGCAGGTGGCCACGCATCTGGGCGTCGAGCCCTCGGTCATCGACCCGTCGATCGAGGACGACTGA
- a CDS encoding coenzyme F420-0:L-glutamate ligase, giving the protein MSATPEHGAAGAIEVLPVPGLPDFRPGDDLVGALAAAAPWLRDNDIVVITSKVLSKVEGRVVPAPTDPEERDALRRKLIDREAVRVLARKGRTLITENSYGLVQAAAGVDGSNIGSDELALLPTDPDASAAGVRAGLRAALGVSVAVVVTDTMGRAWRNGQTDVAIGAAGLPVLYGYAGAADTFGNELLVTEIAVADELAAAADLVKGKLTAIPVAVVRGLDLPDDGSAGRNLVRGGEEDLFWLGTAEAIELGRTQAQLLRRSVRRFSPDPVDPAIIEAAVAEALTAPAPHHTRPVRFVWLRDADRRTALLDRMRDKWRADLAADGKPADAIERRVARGQILYDAPEVLIPFLVPEGAHSYPDAARTAAERTMFTVAVGAAVQALLVALAVRGVGSCWIGSTIFAADLVRAGLDLPADWEPLGAIAIGHHPGDPPGPRDPADPDGLLVLR; this is encoded by the coding sequence GTGAGCGCGACGCCCGAACACGGCGCGGCCGGGGCCATCGAGGTGCTGCCCGTGCCGGGCCTGCCGGACTTCCGGCCCGGCGACGACCTGGTCGGCGCGTTGGCCGCGGCCGCACCGTGGCTGCGCGACAACGACATCGTGGTGATCACCAGCAAGGTGCTCTCCAAGGTCGAGGGCCGGGTGGTGCCGGCCCCCACCGATCCCGAGGAGCGGGACGCCCTGCGGCGCAAGCTCATCGACCGGGAGGCGGTGCGGGTGCTGGCGCGCAAGGGCCGCACGCTGATCACCGAGAACAGCTACGGGCTGGTGCAGGCCGCCGCCGGGGTGGACGGCTCGAACATCGGCAGCGACGAATTGGCGCTGCTGCCCACCGATCCCGACGCCAGCGCGGCCGGGGTCCGCGCCGGGCTGCGGGCCGCCCTCGGGGTGTCGGTCGCCGTCGTCGTCACCGACACCATGGGCCGCGCCTGGCGCAACGGGCAGACCGACGTCGCGATCGGCGCCGCCGGCCTGCCGGTGCTCTACGGATACGCCGGTGCCGCCGACACTTTCGGCAACGAGCTGTTGGTCACCGAGATCGCCGTCGCCGACGAGCTGGCCGCCGCGGCCGATCTGGTCAAGGGCAAGCTCACCGCCATCCCGGTCGCGGTGGTGCGCGGGCTGGACCTGCCCGACGACGGCTCGGCCGGGCGCAACCTGGTCCGCGGCGGCGAGGAGGACCTGTTCTGGCTGGGCACCGCCGAGGCCATCGAGCTGGGCCGCACCCAGGCGCAGTTGCTGCGCCGCTCGGTGCGCCGGTTCTCCCCCGATCCCGTCGACCCGGCGATCATCGAGGCCGCCGTCGCCGAGGCGCTGACCGCGCCCGCCCCGCACCACACCCGGCCGGTGCGCTTCGTGTGGCTGCGCGATGCGGACCGCCGCACCGCGCTGCTGGACCGGATGAGGGACAAGTGGCGCGCCGACCTGGCCGCCGACGGCAAACCGGCCGACGCGATCGAGCGCCGGGTGGCCCGCGGCCAGATCCTGTACGACGCCCCGGAAGTCCTGATCCCGTTCCTGGTTCCCGAAGGCGCACACAGTTATCCGGACGCCGCGCGCACCGCCGCCGAACGGACGATGTTCACCGTGGCCGTCGGCGCCGCGGTGCAGGCCCTGCTGGTCGCGCTGGCGGTCCGCGGCGTGGGCAGCTGTTGGATCGGCTCGACGATCTTCGCCGCCGACCTGGTGCGCGCCGGGCTCGATCTGCCCGCCGACTGGGAACCGTTGGGCGCCATCGCCATCGGCCACCACCCCGGCGATCCCCCGGGCCCGCGCGACCCGGCCGACCCCGACGGCCTGCTGGTGCTGCGATGA
- a CDS encoding TobH protein produces the protein MNAVRAVVDIDDTEGLIEADRDGLLRSASMAGAQVRATAAAVDEGALDALRGAQRPRSVVWVAGRGTAESAGAVLAATLGGTAVEPIVVAAEVPPWIGPLDVLVVAGDDPADPTLVTAAATAVRRGSQLVVAAPIEGPLRDAAAGHSADLAPRLTVPDEFAFCRYLAAGLAVLAAVDSAVPADLGALADELDAEALRNSAAREVFTNSAKGLAERIAGRDVALTGDCAATLALARHAAVLFLRIAGQPVAAAGLADAMAVLRSGVLGAGAGVDALFHDEEIDGPAPAPLRVLALTLSAERPTLTARLAGFPDVDMVGVQDVPDADEAAAPMGVDRPEQQLATLAVRLAMAAVYLRLVRG, from the coding sequence GTGAACGCGGTGCGCGCAGTCGTCGACATCGACGACACCGAGGGCCTGATCGAGGCGGACCGCGACGGACTGTTGCGGTCCGCCTCGATGGCCGGGGCGCAGGTCCGGGCCACCGCCGCGGCGGTCGACGAGGGCGCACTCGACGCGCTGCGCGGCGCGCAGCGGCCGCGTTCGGTGGTCTGGGTGGCTGGGCGCGGGACCGCCGAATCCGCGGGCGCGGTGCTGGCGGCGACGCTGGGCGGCACGGCCGTCGAACCGATCGTGGTGGCCGCCGAAGTGCCGCCCTGGATCGGTCCGCTCGACGTGTTGGTGGTGGCCGGTGACGACCCGGCCGACCCGACGCTGGTGACCGCGGCGGCGACCGCGGTCCGCCGCGGCAGCCAGCTGGTGGTGGCCGCGCCGATCGAGGGTCCGCTGCGCGACGCGGCGGCGGGCCACTCGGCCGATCTGGCCCCCCGGCTGACGGTGCCCGACGAGTTCGCGTTCTGCCGCTACCTGGCCGCGGGTCTGGCCGTGCTGGCCGCCGTCGACTCGGCGGTGCCCGCCGACCTGGGCGCACTGGCCGATGAGCTGGACGCCGAGGCCTTGCGCAACAGCGCGGCCCGCGAGGTGTTCACCAACTCCGCCAAGGGGTTGGCCGAGCGCATCGCCGGCCGCGATGTGGCGCTCACCGGGGACTGCGCCGCGACGCTGGCCCTGGCCCGCCACGCCGCGGTGCTGTTCTTGCGGATCGCCGGGCAACCGGTGGCCGCGGCCGGCCTGGCCGACGCGATGGCCGTGCTGCGCTCCGGCGTGCTCGGCGCCGGTGCCGGCGTCGACGCGCTGTTCCACGACGAGGAGATCGACGGGCCCGCCCCGGCGCCGCTGCGGGTGCTCGCGCTGACGCTCAGCGCCGAGCGGCCGACGCTGACAGCACGGCTGGCCGGCTTCCCGGACGTCGATATGGTGGGTGTTCAGGATGTCCCCGACGCCGACGAGGCCGCCGCCCCGATGGGAGTCGACCGTCCTGAACAGCAATTGGCTACGCTCGCTGTTCGGCTCGCGATGGCCGCGGTGTACCTGCGTCTGGTCCGAGGCTGA
- the cofD gene encoding 2-phospho-L-lactate transferase, translating to MKVTVLVGGVGGARFLLGVQQLLGLGQFAGAQPTDSGEHELTAVVNVGDDAWMHGVRICPDLDTCMYTLGGGIDPERGWGHRDETWHAKEELARYGVQPDWFGLGDRDLATHLVRSQMLRAGYPLSAVTEALCKRWAPGARLLPASDDRSETHVVVTDPDTDERRAIHFQEWWVRYRAKIPTHSFAFVGAEKAAAGEGVTEAIAEADVVFLAPSNPVVSIGAILAIPGIRGALRSTSAPVVGYSPIIGGRPLRGMADECLTVIGVESTSQAVGEHYGARSGTGILDGWLVHDGDTAAIDGVAVRSVPLLMTDPPATAEMVRAGLDLVGVAAP from the coding sequence GTGAAGGTCACCGTACTGGTCGGCGGAGTGGGCGGAGCCCGCTTCCTCTTGGGCGTGCAGCAGTTGTTGGGGTTGGGACAGTTTGCGGGCGCCCAGCCTACCGACTCCGGCGAGCACGAACTGACGGCCGTGGTCAACGTCGGTGACGACGCCTGGATGCACGGCGTACGGATCTGCCCGGACCTGGACACCTGCATGTACACCCTCGGCGGCGGCATCGATCCCGAACGCGGCTGGGGCCACCGGGACGAGACCTGGCACGCCAAGGAAGAGCTGGCCCGCTACGGCGTCCAACCCGACTGGTTCGGCCTGGGCGACCGCGACCTGGCCACGCATCTGGTGCGCAGCCAGATGCTGCGCGCGGGCTATCCGCTCTCCGCGGTCACCGAGGCGCTGTGCAAGCGGTGGGCGCCCGGGGCGCGGCTGCTGCCGGCCTCCGACGACCGCAGCGAGACCCACGTGGTCGTCACCGATCCCGACACCGACGAGCGGCGCGCCATCCACTTCCAGGAATGGTGGGTGCGCTACCGCGCCAAGATCCCCACCCACAGCTTCGCGTTCGTCGGCGCCGAGAAGGCCGCCGCCGGCGAGGGGGTCACCGAGGCGATCGCCGAGGCCGACGTGGTGTTCCTGGCGCCGTCCAATCCCGTCGTCAGTATCGGCGCCATCCTGGCCATCCCCGGCATCCGCGGCGCGCTGCGCTCCACCTCGGCCCCGGTGGTCGGGTACTCGCCGATCATCGGCGGTCGCCCGCTGCGGGGCATGGCCGACGAGTGCCTGACCGTCATCGGCGTCGAATCCACCTCGCAGGCCGTCGGCGAGCACTACGGCGCCCGCTCGGGCACCGGCATCCTCGACGGCTGGCTGGTGCACGACGGCGACACCGCCGCCATCGACGGCGTGGCGGTGCGGTCGGTCCCGCTGCTGATGACCGATCCGCCGGCCACCGCCGAGATGGTGCGCGCCGGGCTGGATCTGGTCGGCGTGGCGGCGCCGTGA
- a CDS encoding phosphomannomutase/phosphoglucomutase: MSRSAGFAAEAVHRVIKAYDVRGLVGEEINADFVTAVGAAFARLVRANSSTVVVGYDMRASSPELAAAFAAGVTAQGLDVVRIGLASTDQLYFASGLLDCAGAMFTASHNPAAYNGIKLCRAGAKPVGQDSGLATIRDEVINGVPDHDGPAGTVTDRDVLADYGEFLRSLVDLAGLRPLKVAVDAGNGMAGHTTPAVLGPVEALQVLPLYFELDGTFPNHEANPLDPANLVDLQNFVLDSGADIGLAFDGDADRCFVVDEQGRPVSPSAVTALVAARELSREIGATVIHNLITSRAVPELIIERGGTPVRSRVGHSYIKGLMAETGAIFGGEHSAHYYFRDFWGADSGMLAALYVLAALGHSDRPLSELTADYQRYEASGELNYTVEDAPACVEAVLKWFGNRVQSLDHLDGVTVDLGDDSWFNLRTSNTEPLLRLNVEARTTEDVRDIVEQVTAQIDAVASAALTGPQAVP, encoded by the coding sequence ATGTCGCGTTCCGCCGGGTTTGCCGCCGAAGCGGTGCACCGCGTGATCAAGGCATACGATGTGCGCGGTCTGGTCGGCGAGGAGATCAACGCCGACTTCGTCACCGCCGTCGGCGCCGCGTTCGCCCGGCTGGTGCGTGCGAACAGCTCGACGGTCGTGGTCGGCTACGACATGCGGGCCAGCTCGCCGGAATTGGCCGCGGCGTTCGCCGCCGGTGTCACCGCCCAGGGGCTCGACGTGGTGCGGATCGGGCTGGCCTCCACCGACCAGCTCTACTTTGCCTCCGGCCTGCTGGACTGCGCGGGCGCGATGTTCACCGCCAGCCACAACCCCGCGGCCTACAACGGCATCAAGCTGTGCCGCGCCGGCGCCAAGCCCGTCGGCCAGGACAGCGGTCTGGCCACCATCCGCGACGAGGTCATCAACGGCGTTCCCGACCACGACGGCCCGGCCGGCACCGTCACCGACCGGGACGTGCTCGCCGACTACGGCGAGTTCCTGCGCTCCCTCGTCGACCTCGCCGGCCTGCGGCCGTTGAAGGTCGCCGTCGACGCGGGTAACGGCATGGCCGGGCACACCACCCCGGCGGTGCTCGGCCCGGTCGAGGCGCTGCAGGTGCTGCCGCTGTACTTCGAACTCGACGGCACCTTCCCCAACCACGAGGCCAATCCGCTGGACCCGGCCAACCTGGTGGACCTGCAGAACTTCGTGCTGGACAGCGGCGCCGACATCGGCCTGGCCTTCGACGGCGACGCCGACCGGTGCTTCGTGGTCGACGAGCAGGGCCGCCCGGTGTCACCGTCGGCGGTCACCGCGCTGGTCGCCGCGCGCGAGCTGTCCCGGGAGATCGGCGCCACCGTCATCCACAACCTGATCACCTCGCGGGCGGTGCCCGAACTGATCATCGAGCGCGGCGGCACACCGGTGCGGTCCCGGGTCGGGCACTCCTACATCAAGGGTCTGATGGCCGAGACCGGCGCGATCTTCGGCGGCGAACATTCGGCGCACTACTACTTCCGCGACTTCTGGGGTGCCGACTCCGGGATGCTCGCGGCGCTGTATGTGCTTGCCGCGCTGGGCCATTCGGACCGGCCGCTCTCCGAGCTGACGGCCGACTACCAGCGCTACGAGGCCTCCGGCGAGCTCAACTACACCGTCGAGGACGCGCCCGCGTGCGTCGAGGCGGTGCTGAAGTGGTTCGGCAACCGCGTGCAGTCCCTCGACCACCTCGACGGGGTGACGGTGGACCTCGGCGACGACAGCTGGTTCAACCTGCGCACCTCCAACACCGAACCGCTGCTGCGGCTCAACGTCGAGGCCCGCACCACCGAGGACGTCCGCGACATCGTCGAACAGGTCACCGCACAGATCGACGCGGTGGCCAGCGCGGCGCTGACCGGTCCGCAGGCGGTCCCGTGA
- a CDS encoding DUF3499 domain-containing protein, translating to MNVPRRCCRPGCPHYAVATLTFVYSDSTAVVGPLATVAEPHSWDLCVSHAGRITAPRGWELVRHAGPLPTHTDDDDLVALADAVREGRELPKAPAHGFSEPSGAHGASHAGAVLAPSAPSGSGSGRRRGHLRVLPDPSD from the coding sequence GTGAATGTTCCGCGTCGCTGCTGCAGGCCTGGGTGCCCCCATTATGCGGTGGCGACGTTGACGTTCGTCTATTCGGATTCGACCGCCGTCGTGGGGCCGCTGGCCACCGTGGCCGAGCCGCACTCCTGGGACCTGTGTGTTTCGCACGCCGGCCGCATCACCGCACCGCGCGGCTGGGAGCTGGTCCGGCACGCCGGCCCGTTGCCGACCCACACCGACGACGACGACCTGGTGGCCCTGGCCGACGCGGTGCGCGAGGGCCGCGAGCTGCCGAAGGCGCCCGCGCACGGTTTTTCGGAGCCGTCCGGCGCCCACGGCGCGTCGCACGCCGGGGCGGTGCTGGCCCCGTCGGCCCCGAGCGGGTCCGGATCCGGCCGCCGGCGCGGGCATCTTCGGGTGTTGCCGGACCCCAGCGACTGA
- a CDS encoding WhiB family transcriptional regulator produces MSVVPDIFDAGPATEDDDWQENALCAQTDPEAFFPEKGGSTREAKRICLGCEVRDKCLEYALANDERFGIWGGLSERERRRLKRGII; encoded by the coding sequence TTGAGTGTGGTGCCGGACATTTTCGATGCCGGCCCGGCAACCGAAGATGACGACTGGCAAGAAAACGCGCTGTGCGCGCAAACCGACCCCGAGGCATTCTTCCCGGAGAAGGGTGGCTCGACCCGCGAGGCCAAACGGATCTGCCTGGGCTGCGAGGTGCGCGACAAGTGCCTCGAGTACGCCCTGGCCAACGATGAGCGCTTCGGCATCTGGGGTGGGCTCTCCGAGCGGGAGCGCCGCCGGCTCAAGCGCGGCATCATCTAG
- the manA gene encoding mannose-6-phosphate isomerase, class I, translated as MELLRGAIRTYAWGSRTAIADFTGRPVPTAHPEAELWLGAHPADPAWVQTPDGERPLLDLVKADPEGQLGPAVRARFGDALPFLVKILAADEPLSLQAHPSSEQAVEGYAREDRLGVPLSSPERNYRDRSHKPEILVALQPFEALAGFRPAARTVELLRALAVSDLDPYVNLLSDQSDADGLRALFTTWITLPQPDLDVLVPAVLDGAINYLRSEDTEFAAVARTALELGERYPGDAGVLAALLLNRVHLQPGEAIYLPAGNLHTYLHGVGLEVMANSDNVLRGGLTPKHVDVPELLRVLNFTPATDKDLHPEVQQDGFERSYRTPAAEFAVSILHLDGEHLGHEVDAPCRHEGPQVLICADGAVTVLGKAGEVQLERGSAAWVSADDGRIRLVAEQPATLFRATVGI; from the coding sequence GTGGAGCTGCTACGCGGGGCGATACGCACGTACGCCTGGGGTTCGAGGACCGCTATCGCGGACTTCACCGGTCGGCCGGTGCCGACCGCGCACCCCGAGGCGGAGTTGTGGCTCGGCGCGCACCCGGCCGACCCGGCGTGGGTGCAGACCCCCGACGGCGAACGCCCGCTGCTGGATCTGGTGAAGGCCGACCCGGAGGGGCAGCTCGGCCCGGCGGTACGCGCGCGGTTCGGCGATGCCCTGCCGTTCCTGGTGAAGATCCTGGCCGCCGACGAACCGCTGTCGCTGCAGGCCCATCCCAGCTCCGAGCAGGCCGTCGAGGGCTACGCCCGCGAGGACCGCCTGGGGGTGCCGCTGAGCTCCCCGGAGCGCAACTACCGCGACCGCAGCCACAAGCCCGAGATCCTGGTGGCGCTGCAGCCGTTCGAGGCCCTGGCCGGATTCCGCCCGGCGGCCCGGACGGTCGAGTTGCTGCGCGCGCTGGCGGTCTCCGACCTGGACCCCTACGTCAACCTGCTCTCGGATCAGTCCGACGCCGACGGGCTGCGCGCGCTGTTCACCACCTGGATCACCTTGCCGCAGCCCGACCTGGACGTCCTGGTGCCCGCGGTGCTCGACGGCGCCATCAACTATCTGCGTTCGGAGGACACCGAGTTCGCCGCGGTGGCCCGCACGGCGCTGGAGCTGGGGGAGCGTTATCCCGGCGACGCCGGGGTGCTGGCCGCGCTGCTGCTCAACCGGGTCCACCTGCAGCCCGGCGAGGCGATCTATCTGCCGGCCGGCAACCTGCACACCTATCTGCACGGCGTCGGCCTCGAGGTGATGGCCAACTCGGACAACGTGCTTCGCGGCGGGTTGACCCCGAAGCACGTCGACGTGCCCGAGCTGTTGCGGGTGCTGAACTTCACCCCGGCCACCGACAAGGATCTGCATCCGGAGGTGCAGCAGGACGGCTTCGAGCGCAGCTACCGCACCCCGGCCGCGGAGTTCGCGGTGTCGATCCTGCACCTCGACGGCGAGCACCTGGGCCACGAGGTCGACGCGCCCTGCCGGCACGAGGGGCCGCAGGTGCTGATCTGCGCCGACGGGGCCGTGACGGTGCTCGGCAAGGCCGGTGAGGTGCAGCTCGAACGGGGCAGTGCCGCATGGGTTTCCGCCGACGACGGCCGGATCCGCCTGGTCGCCGAGCAGCCCGCCACCCTGTTCCGGGCCACGGTCGGCATCTAG